A single genomic interval of Theropithecus gelada isolate Dixy chromosome 16, Tgel_1.0, whole genome shotgun sequence harbors:
- the CISD3 gene encoding CDGSH iron-sulfur domain-containing protein 3, mitochondrial, producing the protein MRGVGAILRPAAHGAWDLNPRRDISSWLARWFPRTPARSVVALKTPIKVELVAGKTYRWCVCGRSKKQPFCDGSHFFQRTGLSPLKFKAQETRTVALCTCKATQRPPYCDGTHRSERVQKAEVGSPL; encoded by the exons ATGCGCGGCGTGGGGGCGATCTTGCGGCCGGCGGCGCACGGCGCCTGG GACCTGAACCCGCGGCGGGACATCTCCTCCTGGCTG GCCCGGTGGTTCCCTAGAACCCCAGCCAGGTCTGTGGTGGCCCTGAAGACCCCCATCAAGGTGGAGCTGGTGGCAGGGAAAACCTacaggtggtgtgtgtgtggccgCAGCAAGAAGCAG CCCTTCTGTGACGGCTCCCACTTCTTCCAACGCACTGGCCTATCTCCCCTCAAGTTCAAGGCCCAAGAGACCCGCACGGTGGCACTCTGTACCTGCAAGGCCACTCAGAGGCCCCCGTACTGCGATGGCACCCACAGGAGTGAGCGCGTGCAGAAGGCAGAAGTGGGCTCCCCACTCTGA
- the PCGF2 gene encoding polycomb group RING finger protein 2 produces the protein MHRTTRIKITELNPHLMCALCGGYFIDATTIVECLHSFCKTCIVRYLETNKYCPMCDVQVHKTRPLLSIRSDKTLQDIVYKLVPGLFKDEMKRRRDFYAAYPLTEVPNGSNEDRGEVLEQEKGALSDDEIVSLSIEFYEGARDRDEKKGPLENGDGDKEKTGVRFLRCPAAMTVMHLAKFLRNKMDVPSKYKVEVLYEDEPLKEYYTLMDIAYIYPWRRNGPLPLKYRVQPACKRLTLATVPTPSEGTNTSGASECESVSDKAPSPATLPATSSSLPSPATPSHGSPSSHGPPATHPTSPTPPSTAGGATTAANGGTSNCLQTPSSTSRGRKMTVNGAPVPPLT, from the exons ATGCATCGGACTACACGGATCAAAATCACAGAGCTGAACCCCCACCTCATGTGTGCCCTCTGCGGGGGGTACTTCATTGACGCCACCACTATCGTGGAGTGCCTGCATTCCT TCTGCAAAACCTGCATTGTGCGCTACCTGGAGACCAACAAATACTGCCCCATGTGTGATGTGCAGGTCCATAAAACCCGGCCGCTGCTGAGCATCAG GTCTGACAAAACCCTTCAAGACATTGTCTACAAATTGGTCCCTGGGCTTTTTAAAG ATGAGATGAAACGGCGGCGGGATTTCTATGCAGCGTACCCCCTGACAGAGG TCCCCAACGGCTCCAATGAGGACCGCGGCGAGGTTTTGGAGCAGGAGAAGGGGGCTCTGAGCGATGATGAGATTGTCAGCCTCTCCATCGAATTCTACGAAGGTGCCAG GGACCGGGACGAGAAGAAGGGCCCCCTGGAGAATGGGGATGGGGACAAAGAGAAA ACAGGGGTGCGCTTCCTGCGATGCCCAGCAGCCATGACCGTCATGCATCTCGCCAAGTTTCTCCGCAACAAGATGGATGTGCCCAGCAAGTACAAG GTGGAGGTTCTGTACGAGGACGAGCCACTGAAGGAATACTACACCCTCATGGACATCGCCTACATCTACCCCTGGCGGCGG AACGGGCCTCTTCCTCTCAAGTACCGTGTCCAGCCAGCCTGCAAGCGGCTCACCCTAGCCACGGTGCCCACCCCCTCCGAGGGCACCAACACCAGCGGGGCATCCGAGTGTGAGTCAGTCAGCGACAAggctcccagccctgccaccctgccagccacctcctcctccctgcccagcccagccaccCCATCCCATGGCTCTCCCAGCTCCCATGGGCCTCCAGCCACCCACCCTACCTCCCCCACTCCCCCTTCGACAGCCGGTGGGGCCACCACAGCTGCCAACGGGGGTACCTCGAACTGCCTGCAGACACCATCCTCCACCAGCAGAGGGCGCAAGATGACTGTCAACGGCGCTCCCGTGCCCCCCTTAACTTGA